In Rhodoferax koreense, a genomic segment contains:
- a CDS encoding RBBP9/YdeN family alpha/beta hydrolase translates to MVPGWRNSGPGHWQSLWTDRLAAVERVEQDNWVVPSKDAWVGTLARAILASPAPVVVVAHSLGCIATTHLPPEAANRIQGALLVAPADPERRSVLSDFAPVPYQKLPYRSVLVASSNDPYCPVRLAGAYARAWGSEFVRLQDAGHINVESGFGEWPLGLALLQSLAGTDAPLPLRAQDATLGENPPSSFSQSAETA, encoded by the coding sequence ATGGTGCCGGGCTGGCGCAACTCGGGCCCGGGCCACTGGCAAAGCCTTTGGACCGACCGTCTCGCCGCCGTTGAGCGCGTCGAGCAGGACAACTGGGTGGTGCCGTCGAAGGATGCCTGGGTCGGCACGCTGGCACGGGCGATCCTGGCGTCGCCCGCGCCGGTGGTCGTCGTGGCCCACAGCCTGGGCTGCATCGCCACCACCCACCTGCCGCCGGAAGCCGCGAACCGGATCCAGGGCGCGCTGCTGGTCGCGCCGGCTGATCCGGAACGCCGCTCGGTGCTCAGCGATTTCGCGCCCGTGCCTTACCAGAAGCTGCCCTACCGCAGCGTGCTCGTGGCCAGCAGCAACGACCCGTACTGCCCGGTGCGCCTGGCCGGTGCCTATGCGCGCGCCTGGGGCAGCGAATTCGTGCGGCTGCAGGACGCCGGCCACATCAATGTCGAGTCGGGTTTTGGCGAATGGCCGCTCGGCCTGGCGCTGCTGCAATCCCTGGCTGGGACCGATGCTCCTTTGCCGCTGAGGGCGCAGGATGCGACTCTCGGCGAAAATCCACCGTCTTCTTTTTCTCAATCCGCTGAAACCGCATGA
- a CDS encoding sulfate ABC transporter substrate-binding protein has protein sequence MKNNIASLLAGALLAASVVGSGLASAQTTTLLNGSYDVAREFYKDYNAAFVANYKKTTGKDVKIDQSHAGSSAIARSVAEGLDADVVTMNTSTDIDFLADKGVVAKDWNKKFPGNASPTTSTMLFLTRNGNPKGIKDWDDLIKPGVQVVVVNPKTGGNGRYAYLGAWGHVRAKGGTDAQAAEFVAKLYKNVPVLASGGRAATTTFLQRNIGDVLITFESEVVSINREFGEGKVDAVYPSTSVLAENPVAVVERTVAKKGTGELAKAYLDYLYSDEGQEIAAKHALRPRSEAVLKRHADVFKPIKLFTVEEYFGGLAQAQKVHFNDGGQFDKLYTAPK, from the coding sequence ATGAAAAACAATATCGCTTCCCTTCTTGCCGGCGCGTTGCTGGCCGCCTCCGTGGTGGGCTCGGGCCTGGCTTCGGCGCAGACCACCACGCTGCTCAACGGCTCCTATGACGTGGCGCGCGAGTTCTACAAGGACTACAACGCCGCCTTCGTGGCCAACTACAAGAAGACCACTGGCAAGGATGTGAAGATCGATCAGTCGCACGCGGGCTCCAGCGCCATCGCACGTTCCGTGGCCGAGGGGCTGGACGCCGACGTGGTGACCATGAACACCTCGACCGACATCGACTTCCTGGCCGACAAGGGCGTGGTCGCCAAGGACTGGAACAAGAAGTTCCCAGGCAATGCCTCGCCCACCACCTCGACCATGCTGTTTCTCACGCGCAACGGCAACCCCAAGGGCATCAAGGACTGGGACGACCTGATCAAACCCGGCGTGCAGGTGGTGGTGGTGAACCCCAAGACCGGAGGCAACGGCCGTTACGCCTACCTCGGCGCCTGGGGTCATGTGCGCGCCAAAGGCGGCACCGATGCGCAGGCCGCGGAATTCGTGGCCAAGCTCTACAAGAACGTGCCGGTGCTGGCCTCGGGTGGCCGCGCCGCCACCACCACCTTCCTGCAACGCAACATCGGCGACGTGCTGATCACCTTCGAATCCGAAGTGGTGTCCATCAACCGCGAATTCGGCGAAGGCAAGGTCGATGCGGTGTACCCGAGCACCAGCGTGCTGGCCGAGAACCCGGTCGCGGTCGTGGAGCGCACGGTGGCCAAGAAGGGCACGGGCGAACTGGCCAAGGCCTACCTGGACTACCTGTACTCGGACGAAGGCCAGGAAATCGCCGCCAAGCATGCCCTGCGTCCGCGCTCGGAAGCCGTGCTGAAGCGCCATGCCGATGTCTTCAAGCCGATCAAGCTGTTCACGGTGGAAGAATATTTCGGCGGTCTGGCCCAGGCGCAGAAGGTGCACTTCAACGACGGTGGCCAGTTCGACAAGCTGTACACCGCGCCGAAATAA
- the cysT gene encoding sulfate ABC transporter permease subunit CysT — MAAVISAAAPLAAVGGARGAKRVLPGFGLTLGYTLFYLSVIVLIPLSALFFKTFTLTWEQFWSAVTGPRVLASYRLTFGASLFAAVVNLVFGLLVAWVLVRYKFPGKKIVDALVDLPFALPTAVAGISLTALLAGNGWLGQYLEPMGIKLAFTPAGVVIALIFIGLPFVVRTVQPVLEDAEKELEEAATSLGATRFQIFYKVILPHILPALMTGFAMAFARGIGEYGSVIFIAGNMPMISEITPLIIIGKLEQYDYAGATAVAVVMLFFSFVLLLVINALQAWQRSRTGTKS, encoded by the coding sequence GTGGCGGCGGTCATTTCTGCGGCGGCGCCGCTGGCGGCGGTCGGCGGCGCGCGCGGCGCGAAGCGGGTGCTGCCCGGTTTCGGGTTGACGCTCGGCTACACGCTGTTCTATCTGAGCGTGATCGTGCTGATTCCGCTCTCGGCGCTGTTCTTCAAGACCTTCACGCTGACCTGGGAGCAATTCTGGTCCGCGGTGACCGGGCCGCGCGTGCTCGCGTCCTACCGGCTGACCTTCGGCGCGTCGCTGTTCGCGGCCGTGGTGAACCTGGTATTCGGCCTGCTCGTGGCCTGGGTGCTGGTGCGCTACAAGTTCCCGGGCAAGAAGATCGTCGATGCGCTGGTGGACCTGCCTTTCGCCTTGCCCACGGCCGTGGCCGGCATCTCGCTCACGGCGCTGCTGGCCGGCAACGGCTGGCTCGGCCAGTACCTGGAGCCGATGGGCATCAAACTCGCGTTCACGCCGGCCGGCGTGGTCATCGCGCTGATCTTCATCGGCCTGCCTTTCGTGGTGCGCACGGTGCAGCCGGTGCTCGAGGACGCGGAAAAGGAACTCGAAGAAGCCGCCACCTCGCTCGGCGCCACGCGTTTCCAGATCTTCTACAAGGTGATCCTGCCGCACATCCTGCCCGCGCTGATGACGGGTTTCGCCATGGCCTTCGCGCGCGGCATCGGCGAGTACGGCTCGGTGATCTTCATCGCCGGCAACATGCCCATGATCTCCGAAATCACGCCGTTGATCATCATCGGCAAACTCGAGCAGTACGACTACGCGGGTGCGACCGCCGTGGCGGTGGTGATGCTGTTCTTTTCGTTTGTGCTGCTGCTGGTGATCAACGCGCTGCAGGCCTGGCAACGCAGCCGTACGGGGACGAAGTCATGA
- the cysW gene encoding sulfate ABC transporter permease subunit CysW — MSGATQPIRRAKAGTTEAPWVKWTLIGIALVFLFLFLVLPLAAVFTEALRKGFGAYFEALAEPDAWSAIKLTLLATAIAVPLNLVFGVAASWAIAKYEFRGKSFLTTLVDLPFSVSPVVAGLVYVLLFGANGWIGPWLQSHDIKIIFAVPGIVLATVFVTFPFIARELIPLMQAQGNDEEQAAIVLGATGWQTFWHVTLPNIKWGLLYGVILTNARAMGEFGAVSVVSGHIRGQTNTLPLHVEILYNEYQSVAAFAVASLLAILALVTLVIKSVSEWRIERELKAIAELPPERPREP; from the coding sequence ATGAGCGGGGCGACTCAACCGATTCGCCGCGCGAAAGCCGGCACCACGGAAGCGCCGTGGGTCAAGTGGACGCTCATCGGCATCGCGCTGGTGTTCCTGTTCCTGTTCCTGGTGCTGCCGCTGGCCGCGGTGTTCACCGAGGCGCTGAGGAAGGGCTTTGGCGCGTATTTCGAGGCGCTGGCCGAGCCCGATGCCTGGTCGGCGATCAAGCTGACCCTGCTGGCGACGGCGATCGCCGTGCCGTTGAACCTGGTGTTCGGCGTGGCGGCTTCCTGGGCCATCGCCAAGTACGAGTTCAGGGGCAAATCCTTCCTGACGACGCTGGTCGACCTGCCGTTTTCCGTATCGCCGGTGGTGGCGGGCCTGGTGTACGTGCTGCTCTTCGGCGCCAACGGATGGATCGGCCCCTGGCTGCAATCGCACGACATCAAGATCATCTTCGCCGTGCCGGGCATTGTGCTGGCGACCGTGTTCGTGACTTTCCCGTTCATCGCGCGCGAGCTGATCCCGCTGATGCAGGCCCAGGGCAACGACGAGGAGCAGGCCGCCATCGTGCTCGGCGCGACCGGCTGGCAGACCTTCTGGCACGTGACGCTGCCCAACATCAAGTGGGGCCTGCTGTACGGCGTGATCCTGACCAACGCGCGCGCCATGGGCGAATTCGGCGCGGTGTCGGTGGTCTCGGGCCACATCCGCGGCCAGACCAATACCTTGCCGCTGCACGTGGAGATCCTCTACAACGAATACCAGTCGGTGGCCGCGTTCGCGGTGGCCTCGCTGCTGGCCATCCTGGCGCTGGTGACCCTGGTCATTAAATCGGTGTCCGAGTGGCGCATCGAGCGAGAACTCAAAGCCATCGCCGAACTTCCGCCCGAGCGTCCGCGAGAACCATGA
- a CDS encoding sulfate/molybdate ABC transporter ATP-binding protein translates to MSIEIRNVSKQFGTFQALGDVSLDIASGELVALLGPSGCGKTTLLRIIAGLETADRGSILFSGEDTTDVHVRERQVGFVFQHYALFRHMTVFENVAFGLRVKPRGQRPPEAQIKQKVTDLLKLVQLDWLADRYPSQLSGGQRQRIALARALAVEPKVLLLDEPFGALDAKVRKELRRWLRRLHDDLHVTSIFVTHDQEEALEVADRVVLMNQGKIEQIGSPQQVWDHPASPFVYGFLGDVNLFHGRAHEGEVHLEGLRFDAPEHQGAQDAKAFAYVRPHDLDVQRYSPGAHLDIHGRPNGIVVQLTRAIVIGPIARLELTPLDEHKRTDNPSDDHLIEAQIPSQQFKDMGLKEGETLVVTPRHAKVFVEDAQSLTFDI, encoded by the coding sequence ATGAGCATCGAAATCCGCAACGTCAGCAAACAATTCGGCACGTTCCAGGCCCTGGGCGACGTGAGCCTGGACATCGCATCCGGCGAACTGGTCGCGCTGCTCGGCCCGTCGGGCTGCGGCAAGACCACGCTGTTGCGCATCATTGCCGGCCTGGAGACGGCCGATCGCGGCAGCATCCTGTTCTCGGGCGAGGACACCACCGACGTGCACGTGCGCGAGCGCCAGGTCGGCTTCGTGTTCCAGCACTATGCGCTGTTCCGCCACATGACGGTGTTCGAAAACGTGGCCTTCGGCCTGCGCGTGAAGCCGCGCGGCCAGCGCCCGCCCGAGGCGCAGATCAAGCAGAAGGTGACGGACCTGTTGAAGCTGGTGCAGCTCGACTGGCTGGCCGACCGCTACCCGTCGCAGCTCTCGGGCGGCCAGCGCCAGCGCATCGCCCTGGCGCGCGCGCTGGCCGTGGAGCCCAAGGTGCTGCTGCTCGACGAACCCTTCGGCGCGCTCGATGCCAAGGTGCGCAAGGAGCTGCGCCGCTGGCTGCGCCGGCTGCACGACGACCTGCACGTCACCAGTATCTTCGTGACCCACGACCAGGAGGAGGCCCTGGAAGTCGCCGACCGGGTGGTGCTGATGAACCAGGGCAAGATCGAGCAGATCGGCTCGCCCCAGCAGGTCTGGGACCATCCGGCCAGTCCGTTCGTCTACGGCTTCCTCGGCGACGTGAACCTGTTCCACGGTCGCGCCCACGAGGGCGAGGTGCACCTCGAGGGCCTGCGCTTCGACGCACCCGAGCACCAGGGTGCGCAGGACGCCAAGGCCTTCGCCTATGTCCGCCCGCACGATCTCGACGTGCAGCGTTATTCGCCGGGCGCGCACCTCGACATCCACGGGCGGCCGAACGGCATCGTGGTGCAGTTGACGCGTGCCATCGTCATCGGACCGATCGCTCGGCTGGAACTTACGCCGCTGGACGAGCACAAACGCACCGACAATCCGTCGGATGACCATTTGATTGAGGCGCAGATTCCGTCGCAGCAATTCAAGGACATGGGGTTGAAGGAGGGCGAGACGCTGGTGGTCACACCGCGCCATGCCAAGGTGTTTGTGGAGGACGCCCAGTCGCTCACGTTCGATATCTGA
- a CDS encoding disulfide bond formation protein B: MLLNWMDRAPRRVLLLISVGCLALLGFGLYLQHVVGLEPCPMCIVQRYALLLVAIIAGLTALSGKKGMQIFGIVLLLLVAGFGAFVAARQSWLQWYPPEVATCGRDLYGMIETFPLKRAIPMIFKGGGDCTAIDWTFLGGSIANWSFVCFVAIVVVGLTLLVRRAGTRSRY; the protein is encoded by the coding sequence ATGCTGCTGAACTGGATGGATCGGGCGCCGCGGCGCGTGTTGTTGCTGATCAGCGTGGGCTGCCTGGCCTTGCTGGGCTTCGGGCTGTACCTGCAGCATGTGGTCGGGCTGGAGCCGTGCCCGATGTGCATCGTGCAGCGTTATGCTCTTCTTTTGGTAGCAATCATCGCCGGATTGACGGCGCTGAGCGGCAAAAAGGGCATGCAGATTTTCGGCATCGTGCTGCTGCTGCTGGTGGCGGGTTTCGGCGCCTTCGTGGCGGCGCGGCAGAGCTGGCTGCAGTGGTATCCGCCCGAGGTGGCCACCTGCGGCCGCGACCTGTACGGCATGATCGAAACCTTTCCGCTGAAGCGGGCGATCCCGATGATCTTCAAGGGCGGCGGCGACTGCACGGCGATCGACTGGACCTTCCTGGGCGGCTCCATCGCGAACTGGTCCTTCGTCTGCTTCGTGGCGATCGTCGTGGTGGGCCTGACGCTGCTGGTGCGCCGCGCCGGTACGCGCAGCCGTTACTGA
- a CDS encoding diguanylate cyclase domain-containing protein: MKLADLIPAGSASHATPAQRRQRNEWLALALGLLLLTAALAFVIWEDRASTGERERNRLQTQARVIEENLVRQLQAVDSVLIGMRTELNAQQAGNQVIDADKEARRLKSLSDAMPGVRALYVVDRHGLVLMAEQKNLIGRDARERLYFTTVRDHPDDALVYVSPPYLSIRGNYVINLSKSVTGTDGRFAGIATAVLDQSYFEILARSVVYAPDMSVSLSHADGQVFLITPSYARAVGTSQNAAGSPFTRHRESGTAAAVYEETAEDNRQPRMLALRSVTPPMLHLDKPLVITVARPLSGIYAAWREQAMVYAFFWCLLLVTAALALFFHQARRRALAAAETAVQAAQRETAQRLELAMQSGNIGLLDWHLPSGRVILNPLGHALLGRAADAPPLAAPEWEALRHPEDAAEVAAVQAALLRCEFQTADLEYRVRHAAGHHIYIHMRAEVVARDAADRPLRLVGIFRDVSARKQTEAALADALALQRRTGELARVGGWELDLPDGVPVWTDEVYRIYDMDAHDDGHRPLSLTQALDGYAAKDRARLESALQHAIEDGQPWDMELPMTTVLGRRIWVRSRCEVVRHDGRPRRLVGTIQDTTERMTVQLELERANARLAELSLTDGLTGVANRRRFDQAIAGEWPRSVRQQLPVALLMIDIDHFKAFNDALGHQSGDACLRDVAHILARCAWRPGELLARYGGEEFCILLPGSTTQDALVVAQRCLDRLEQARIPHPASPRSPSSPEAAWLTISIGLASMVPRLGSLPDALVERADTALYQAKRKGRARLECASDPGEDDAMATPLDAQPPLD; this comes from the coding sequence TTGAAGTTGGCCGATCTCATCCCCGCCGGGTCCGCGTCCCACGCGACGCCGGCGCAGCGTCGCCAGCGCAACGAGTGGCTGGCGCTGGCGCTGGGCCTGCTGCTGCTCACCGCCGCGCTGGCCTTCGTCATCTGGGAAGACCGGGCCAGCACCGGCGAGCGCGAACGCAACCGGCTGCAGACCCAGGCCCGGGTCATCGAGGAAAACCTGGTGCGCCAGCTGCAGGCCGTCGACAGCGTGCTCATCGGCATGCGGACCGAGTTGAACGCCCAGCAAGCGGGCAACCAAGTCATCGATGCCGACAAGGAGGCGCGCCGACTCAAGAGCCTGAGCGACGCGATGCCCGGCGTGCGGGCCCTCTATGTGGTCGACCGCCATGGCCTCGTGCTGATGGCCGAACAGAAGAACCTCATCGGACGTGACGCCAGGGAGCGTCTCTACTTCACCACGGTGCGCGACCACCCGGACGACGCGCTGGTCTACGTGTCGCCGCCCTATCTGTCGATCCGCGGCAACTATGTGATCAACCTGAGCAAGAGCGTCACCGGCACGGACGGCCGTTTCGCCGGCATCGCCACGGCGGTGCTGGACCAGTCGTACTTCGAGATCCTGGCGCGCTCCGTGGTCTATGCGCCGGACATGTCGGTCAGCCTCTCGCACGCCGACGGCCAGGTCTTCCTGATCACCCCTTCCTACGCGCGCGCCGTGGGCACCAGCCAGAACGCCGCGGGCTCGCCTTTCACACGCCACCGCGAAAGCGGTACCGCCGCCGCCGTCTACGAGGAAACCGCGGAAGACAACCGGCAGCCACGCATGTTGGCGCTGCGCAGCGTCACACCGCCCATGCTGCACCTGGACAAGCCGCTGGTCATCACCGTGGCGCGGCCGCTGTCGGGCATCTACGCCGCCTGGCGCGAACAGGCGATGGTCTATGCGTTCTTCTGGTGCCTGCTACTGGTCACCGCGGCGCTGGCGCTGTTCTTCCATCAGGCGCGGCGCCGCGCGTTGGCCGCGGCGGAGACGGCGGTGCAGGCCGCCCAGCGCGAGACGGCGCAGCGCCTGGAGCTGGCCATGCAGAGCGGCAACATCGGCCTGCTCGACTGGCACCTGCCCAGCGGCCGCGTGATCCTCAATCCGCTCGGCCACGCGCTGCTGGGCCGCGCCGCGGACGCGCCCCCGCTGGCGGCGCCCGAGTGGGAAGCGCTGCGCCATCCCGAGGATGCGGCCGAGGTCGCTGCGGTGCAGGCGGCGCTGCTGCGCTGCGAATTCCAGACCGCGGACCTCGAATACCGGGTGCGCCATGCCGCCGGCCACCACATCTACATCCACATGCGTGCCGAGGTCGTGGCGCGCGATGCGGCAGACCGGCCGCTGCGCCTGGTCGGCATCTTCCGCGACGTCAGCGCGCGCAAGCAGACCGAGGCCGCCCTCGCCGACGCCCTGGCGCTGCAGCGCCGCACCGGCGAGCTGGCCCGCGTGGGCGGCTGGGAACTCGACCTGCCCGACGGCGTGCCGGTGTGGACCGACGAGGTCTACCGCATCTACGACATGGACGCCCACGACGACGGGCACAGGCCGCTGAGCCTGACGCAGGCGCTGGACGGTTATGCCGCCAAGGACCGCGCGCGGCTCGAGTCGGCGCTGCAGCACGCCATCGAGGATGGTCAGCCCTGGGACATGGAGCTGCCCATGACCACCGTGCTCGGCCGCCGCATCTGGGTGCGTTCCCGTTGCGAAGTGGTGCGCCATGACGGCCGGCCGCGGCGACTGGTCGGCACCATCCAGGACACGACCGAACGCATGACCGTACAGCTGGAATTGGAGCGCGCCAATGCGCGGCTGGCCGAACTCTCGCTGACCGACGGCCTCACCGGCGTGGCCAACCGCCGGCGTTTCGACCAGGCGATCGCTGGCGAATGGCCGCGCAGCGTGCGCCAGCAGCTGCCGGTGGCGCTGCTGATGATCGACATCGACCACTTCAAGGCCTTCAACGACGCACTCGGCCACCAGAGCGGCGACGCCTGCCTGCGCGACGTGGCACACATCCTGGCACGCTGCGCCTGGCGCCCGGGTGAGTTGCTGGCGCGCTACGGCGGGGAGGAGTTCTGCATCCTGCTGCCGGGCAGCACGACACAGGACGCGCTGGTGGTGGCCCAGCGCTGCCTCGACCGGCTCGAACAGGCGCGCATCCCGCACCCGGCGTCGCCGCGGTCGCCGTCCTCGCCGGAGGCGGCCTGGCTCACGATCAGCATCGGCCTGGCCAGCATGGTGCCGCGCCTGGGCAGCCTGCCGGACGCGCTGGTGGAGCGCGCCGACACGGCCTTGTACCAGGCCAAGCGCAAAGGACGCGCGCGCCTCGAATGTGCCTCGGACCCAGGAGAGGACGACGCGATGGCGACCCCCCTGGATGCCCAGCCGCCGCTCGACTGA
- a CDS encoding HD family phosphohydrolase — MAMDLVGDLLGRLDQLNAIGAALSKERNIDALLEGILIAAKNITHADGGTLYRMTEDGSALRFEIMRTNSLDLFMGGTTGRSIDFPPLQLINAEGEFNDSMVATYAAIHDRTVNIADAYVEAGFDFSGTRRFDERTGYRSQSFLTVPMKNHDGEVIGVLQLINAQEPDLSRVVTFSEADQRLVESLASQAAIALSNRQLVNQLEDLFESFIKLINMAIDDKSPYTAGHCARVPELTMMLAEAVDASVDGPYAGFKMSDRDRYELKIAGLLHDCGKISTPVHVVDKATKLQTLYDRIDLVDTRFEVLRRDAEIAALRAQLALRPSVDAAAEAALDAERDAAVAGLHADRAFLRGVNSGESVMTDAIIQRVRDIGIGRQWCGPAGEPQSFLSDDELENLSIRRGTLNARERDVINHHIVATNRMLGQVPWPKHLKNVPEYAGGHHERMDGRGYPNGLTRHQMSLQARMLGIADIFEALTAHDRPYKPGMKLSKALEIMVRFNKNGHIDPDLFDVFMRQKVYRTYADAFLDPEQVDIPTDYNPPGYPAATTAQAPADTEVPTEPTPLSPLPA, encoded by the coding sequence ATGGCGATGGACCTCGTCGGCGACCTGCTCGGCCGACTCGATCAACTCAATGCAATCGGCGCCGCGCTGTCCAAGGAGCGCAACATCGACGCGCTGCTCGAAGGCATCCTGATCGCCGCCAAGAACATCACCCACGCCGACGGCGGCACGCTCTATCGCATGACCGAGGACGGCAGTGCGCTGCGCTTCGAGATCATGCGCACCAACTCGCTGGACCTGTTCATGGGCGGCACCACCGGGCGCAGCATCGACTTCCCGCCGCTGCAACTGATCAACGCCGAGGGTGAATTCAACGATTCCATGGTGGCCACCTACGCCGCCATCCACGACCGCACGGTGAACATCGCCGATGCCTACGTCGAGGCCGGTTTCGATTTCTCCGGCACCCGGCGTTTCGACGAACGCACCGGCTACCGCTCGCAATCCTTCCTCACCGTGCCGATGAAAAACCACGATGGCGAAGTCATCGGCGTGTTACAACTCATCAATGCGCAGGAACCCGACTTGAGCCGGGTGGTGACGTTCTCCGAGGCCGACCAGCGCCTGGTCGAGTCGCTGGCCTCTCAGGCGGCGATCGCGCTGAGCAACCGGCAGCTGGTGAACCAGCTCGAAGACCTGTTCGAATCCTTCATCAAGCTGATCAACATGGCGATCGACGACAAGTCGCCGTACACGGCTGGCCATTGCGCGCGCGTGCCGGAGCTCACGATGATGCTCGCCGAGGCCGTGGACGCGTCGGTCGATGGCCCGTATGCCGGCTTCAAGATGAGCGATCGCGACCGCTACGAGCTCAAGATCGCCGGCCTGCTGCACGACTGCGGCAAGATCTCCACGCCGGTGCACGTGGTCGACAAGGCCACCAAGCTGCAGACCCTGTACGACCGCATCGACCTGGTCGACACCCGTTTCGAGGTACTCCGGCGCGACGCCGAGATCGCCGCGCTGCGCGCCCAGCTCGCACTGCGCCCCTCCGTGGACGCAGCCGCCGAGGCAGCGCTCGACGCCGAGCGCGATGCCGCCGTGGCCGGCCTGCACGCCGACCGGGCGTTTCTGCGCGGGGTGAACAGCGGTGAGTCGGTGATGACCGACGCCATCATCCAGCGCGTGCGCGACATCGGCATCGGCCGCCAATGGTGCGGGCCGGCCGGCGAGCCGCAGTCCTTCCTGTCCGACGACGAGCTGGAAAACCTGTCGATCCGCCGCGGCACGCTCAACGCCCGGGAGCGCGACGTGATCAACCACCATATCGTCGCCACCAACCGCATGCTCGGCCAGGTGCCGTGGCCCAAGCACCTGAAGAACGTGCCCGAATACGCGGGTGGCCACCATGAACGCATGGACGGCCGGGGTTATCCCAACGGCCTCACCCGCCACCAGATGTCGCTGCAGGCGCGCATGCTCGGCATTGCCGACATCTTCGAAGCGCTCACCGCCCACGACCGGCCGTACAAGCCCGGCATGAAGCTGTCCAAGGCGCTGGAGATCATGGTGCGCTTCAACAAGAACGGGCACATCGACCCCGACCTGTTCGACGTGTTCATGCGCCAGAAGGTGTACCGCACCTATGCCGACGCCTTCCTGGACCCGGAGCAGGTCGATATTCCGACGGACTACAACCCGCCGGGTTACCCCGCCGCCACGACGGCGCAAGCCCCTGCCGACACCGAAGTGCCCACCGAGCCGACGCCGCTTTCCCCGCTGCCCGCCTAG
- the argA gene encoding amino-acid N-acetyltransferase, whose amino-acid sequence MSAVFNFTFVPWFRSVAPYIHKFRNQTFVIGLTGEAIAAGKLQSIAQDLALIQAMGVKIVLVHGFRPQVNEQLAAKGHEARYSHGIRITDSVALDCAQEAAGQLRYEIEAAFSQGLPNTPMAGATVRVISGNFLTARPVGIMDGVDFQHSGVVRKVDVGGIQRTLDMGALVLLSPFGFSPTGEAFNLAMEEVATSVAIALRADKLIFLTEVPGIRMQPGEPKGDDNPIDTELPLAAAQKLMATLPTAQQPTDTGFYLQHCIKACQAGVERSHILPFAVDGSLLLEVYVHDGIGTMVIDEKLEELREATIDDVGGILQLIEPFEKDGTLVKRDRTEIERDIQTYTIIEHDGVIFGCAALYPYPEARTAEMAAVTVSPQSQGTGDGEKLLKRIEQRARAAGLESIFVLTTRTMHWFIKRGFVPTEPDWLPEARKRKYNWDRKSQVLVKKLV is encoded by the coding sequence ATGTCCGCCGTTTTCAACTTCACCTTCGTGCCCTGGTTTCGTTCGGTTGCGCCCTACATCCACAAGTTTCGCAACCAGACGTTCGTGATCGGTTTGACCGGAGAGGCGATTGCCGCGGGCAAGCTGCAGAGTATTGCGCAGGATCTGGCCTTGATCCAGGCCATGGGCGTGAAGATCGTGCTGGTGCACGGCTTTCGTCCGCAGGTCAACGAACAGCTGGCCGCCAAGGGGCATGAGGCCAGGTACTCGCATGGCATCCGCATCACCGATTCGGTGGCGCTCGACTGCGCGCAGGAAGCGGCGGGCCAGTTGCGCTACGAGATCGAGGCGGCTTTCAGCCAGGGCCTGCCCAACACGCCGATGGCGGGTGCCACGGTGCGCGTGATCTCGGGCAATTTCCTGACCGCGCGGCCCGTCGGCATCATGGACGGCGTGGACTTTCAGCACTCGGGCGTCGTCCGCAAGGTGGACGTGGGCGGCATCCAGCGCACGCTGGACATGGGCGCGCTGGTGCTGCTGTCGCCGTTCGGTTTTTCGCCCACCGGCGAGGCCTTCAACCTGGCGATGGAAGAAGTGGCGACCAGCGTGGCCATCGCGCTGCGCGCCGACAAGCTGATTTTCCTGACCGAAGTCCCCGGCATCCGCATGCAGCCGGGCGAGCCCAAGGGCGACGACAACCCGATCGACACCGAGCTGCCGCTGGCCGCGGCACAGAAGCTGATGGCCACCCTGCCCACGGCCCAGCAGCCGACGGACACCGGCTTTTACCTGCAACATTGCATCAAGGCGTGCCAGGCGGGCGTGGAGCGCAGCCACATCCTGCCGTTCGCGGTGGACGGCTCGCTGCTGCTGGAGGTGTATGTGCACGACGGCATCGGCACCATGGTGATCGACGAGAAACTCGAAGAGCTGCGCGAAGCCACCATCGACGACGTGGGTGGCATCCTGCAGCTGATCGAGCCGTTCGAAAAAGACGGGACGCTGGTCAAGCGCGACCGCACCGAGATCGAACGCGACATCCAGACCTACACCATCATCGAGCATGACGGCGTCATCTTCGGCTGCGCGGCGCTCTACCCCTATCCCGAGGCCAGGACCGCCGAGATGGCCGCCGTCACGGTGTCGCCGCAAAGCCAGGGCACGGGGGACGGTGAAAAGCTGCTCAAGCGCATCGAGCAGCGCGCCCGCGCCGCGGGCCTGGAAAGCATCTTCGTGCTGACGACCCGCACCATGCACTGGTTCATCAAGCGCGGCTTCGTGCCGACCGAGCCCGACTGGCTGCCCGAGGCCCGCAAGCGCAAGTACAACTGGGACCGCAAGAGCCAGGTGCTGGTCAAGAAGCTGGTGTGA